GTAACGCGACCGCCGCGTCGCATTGGGTGACCAATGGCGACGATGTCGTCGTCGAGGCGTTGGCAGAAGCCGCTCCAGGAGTCCACGGTCGGTTTTCCGTGCGCGGCCGGAGCGACGCGTGGGTCGATCGCTCGCGCGGGATGCTCGAGGTGCTCGGCGAGCCGCTCCTGGCGCGCAGCGACTTGCCGCTGATCGGGGATCACAATGTCGCGAACGCGCTCGCGGCCGCGCTGGCCGTTGCGCTCGCGAGTGAGTCACATCGCACGCCGCAAGCGTTAGGCGCGGTTGCGCGCGGCCTCCGCACGTTTGAGGGCCTGGAGCATCGCATCGAGATGGTCGCCGAGGTCAACGGCGTGCTGTGGATCAACGACTCGAAATCGACGAATGTCGCATCCACGGAAGTCGCGCTCCGCGGCATGACTCGGCCAACGGTGCTCCTCCTCGGCGGGAGACACAAAGGCGAGCCATACACCTCGCTCGTGAACGAGATTCGCCGCACGGTAAAGGTTGTGCTGGCGTACGGAGAGTCCGCGCCGATCGTCGAGGGCGACCTCGGGAGCATCGTCCCCGTGGAGCGGCTCGGGTCGTCATTCTTGGACGTCGTCGCGGCGGCGCGCCGCGCTGCGGCGAGTGGAGACGCCGTGCTCCTCTCACCGGCGTGCTCGAGCTACGACATGTTCGAGAACTATGAGCAACGCGGACGCGAGTTCAAGCGACTCGTGAATCAAAGCGGCGCCACCAAACGGCCGTCGGCGCTCAAGCGGGATACAGCGAAGTGAGTGGAGGCGCAGCATTGTGAAGGTTGGTAGCTCTGTTCGTGAGGACGGCGTCACGCGCGCGTCAACGCTCCCTCCTTCGCGCGCCGAGACGACCGCTGTGAGTCAGCGTGCCGCCGAGTCGCGCCGCAACCAGCGCAGCCGATGGAAGATGGGAGTGGAGGCGCAAGGACTGATGCTCGTCAGCTCGGTGCTGATCGCATACGGACTCGCGGTCCTGTACAGCGCCAGCGCGCTGGTGGCGATGAACGAGAACCACGGAAGTGCCTATTACCTCCTGCGCCAGCTCGCAGGTGTCGCCGCTGGCGTCGTTGCCTTCGCAATCGTCGCGAAGGTGGATGCGGAGAAATGGCGCGAGTGGGCATGGCCGCTGATGTTCCTCACGATCGCGACAATGGTGCTGACGCTCGTTCTGCCGGACTCCATCGCGCCGCGCATCAACGGATCGAAGCGGTTTCTCTTCGGGAGCTCGTTTCAGCCGTCGGAGCTCGGCAAGCTCGGTGTGATCGCGTGGTGCTCGATGCTCGTCGTCCGCAAGGGCGATTCGCTGCGACGCCTAACGAAGGGGCTCGTGCCTTTCTTGCTGATCATCGGCTTGCTCGACGTCCTTGCGGCGCTCGAGCCCGATCTCTCCGTATCGATGTTGTACACGTTGCTCATGGCGCTGCTGCTTTTCGTTGGCGGCGCGCGCATGAGTCATTTCGTTGCGCTCGGCGCCCTCGCCATACCGGTGCTTTGGCACAAGATCGAGCGCGTGCAATACGCCCTGTTGCGGCTCTCGAGTTTCCTCGATCCGGGCGGCGCACCCGGCGCGGTCAATTACCAGTTGAAGCAGTCGCTCGTCGCCGTTGGCTCGGGCGGTGCCTTCGGCGTGGGCTTTGGCGAAGGTCGGCAGCAGGCAGGGTTTCTACCGTATCCGTACAGCGATTTCATCGCGAGCAACATCGGCGAAGAATGGGGCTTCGTCGGTCTCGCCGCGATCGTCGTTGCATTCGGGGTGTACGCTCTGCTGGGCTTTCGAATCGCTCGTAATGCGCGCTCGCCCTTCCTGCAGCTGCTCGCCGTCGGATTGACCTTCGTTACGGTCCTCACTGCTTACCTGCACGTCGGCGTCGTCATCGGGCTGCTGCCCACGACGGGTCTCACGCTGCCGTTCGTCTCGTACGGCCGATCGAATCTCGTGCTCACGATGCTATTCACGGGAATTCTGGTGAACATCGGCAGCAGCAGGGAGCGCGTACTCGGCAGTAGCGCCACCGATCCATTGGCAACGCCCGCAACGCGGTGATCGAACCTCGACGCGTCGAGAGCACAGGGCCGCGTGTGCTGTTCGCCGGCGGTGGCACTGGCGGTCATCTGTATCCGGGTCTCGCGATCGCGCGCGCCTTGAAACAGCTGCGACCGGATGTTGAGCCTTTCTTCATCGGGGCGCGGAGAGGGATCGAGCGCGACATACTGCCGGCGACGGAATTCCCGCACGTACTGCTTGATCTCCATCCGCTGTACCGCACGAAAGTCTGGAGCAACTGGAAAACTGCGCGCGGCGCCGTCGGTGCGTGGCGTCAGCTCAGTCACCTTGCGCGGGAGCAGCAGCCGGCCGCCATCGTCGGCACGGGAGGCTACGCATCGGGCCTCGCTCTCGCATACGCCGCCGCGCATCGCATTCCCTACGTGCTCCAGGAACAGAATAGCTTTCCAGGCCTAACGATGCGCTTCTTCTCGCGATGGGCGCGCGCAGTCTATCTCGGGTATCCGGAGGCAGTGCGCTATCTCCCGAAGGCGAATCAATCGACGCTGATCGACACGGGCAATCCGATCGAGCCGCCGCCGCGAGATCGACCATCCCGAGCCGAATCTCGTCGACAGTGGGGACTCCCGCCGACAGGTGGGCGCGTTCTGCTTGTCTTCGGCGGCAGCCAGGGCTCCCGCGCGATCAACTCCGCCGTAGCGCAGTGGCTCCGCTCCGGTCAGCGTCCAGCGGACTTGTATGTGATCTGGGCGACCGGGAAAGGCACGTACGACGAATTTGCCTCGCTGGCCAGCGATGCCGTCATCATCCGGCCGTACATCGCGCCGATGCGTGATGCGTATGCCGCCGCCGATCTCGCCGTAGCGCGTGCCGGCGCGATGGGCACAGCGGAGCTCTGCGCCTGGGGAATTCCGGCGATTCTCGTCCCTTTGCCGACGGCGGCCGCGGATCATCAGGCGATCAACGCGCGCACGCTCGCGGCGGTGGGCGCGGCGATTTACATCCCACAAGTCGATTTCACGGCGAAGCGACTCGATACCACGCTACGCGAGCTGTTGTCACAGCCGGAAGAGCTCGCGCGACTCGCGCAGGCTGCCGCATCACGGGCGCGCCCGAACGCGGCGATGGACATTGCTGGGCGCATCGCTGAGATGATAGGCGGAGCCACCTAGCACCTGTCACCTATTGCTAGATTGCGGCGCTCATGCGCCTTCTGGATTCCGACGACCCACGCCCGGTCCATTTCGTCGGCATTGCCGGCGCCGGCATGAGCGCGCTCGCCGAGCTGTTCGTGCGGCGCGGAGTTGCCGTAACTGGATGCGACGCGAACCCCGGTGAAGCGGACGACCTGCGGCGACTCGGCATCAAAGTCGGGCCGCACGATCCGGCTCACGTCGATGGCGCGCGCGCGCTCATCGTCACGTCGGCGATGCCGAAGGATCATCCGGAGCTACAGCGTGCGCGTGACTGCGGGCTGCCAGTGATACGTCGCGCGGAAGCGCTCGGCGAGGTCACACACGGCCGAGAGCTCGTCGGCGTTGCCGGCACGCACGGAAAGACGACGACGACCGTGATGACGACGGAGGCGCTCGCCGCCGCCGGTCGCGATCCGACGGCGCTCGTCGGTGGCCGCGTCGGCGCATGGTCCGGCAACTTGCGCAAAGGCACCGACCGGTTGTACGTCGTCGAAGCGGACGAATACGATCGCTCCTTTCTCGCGCTCGCGCCGACGGTGGCTGTCGTGACGAACATCGAACCCGATCATCTCGACATTTACGACGGGCTTGCCGATATCCGGCGGGCGTTCTCGCAATTTGTCGGAGGCGCCCGCGCGATTGTCCTCTGCGCCGAAGACGCCGGAGCTGCGGGTATGCGCTTGCCCAGTGGAACAGAAGTAGTCCGCTATGCGATTGCCGACGGCACACCGGAGGCGCCGGCGCTGCGCGACGCGCGACTCATCGGGCATCCGGTGCGCGATACGCCGAACGGCAGCGCCTTCGAGCTGGAGTACGACGGTGAAACGTTAGGCAGCGTGGCGTTGCGCGTGCCTGGACGTCATAACATGCTCAACGCCCTGGCGGCGCTCGCGAGTGGTCTGATGCTCGGTGCGCCCGCATCGGACCTGGCGCGTGGGCTGGCGTCTTTTCGCGGCGTCGAGCGACGCTTCGAGCGAATCGGCGAGGCGCGCGGCGTCACGATCTTCGACGATTACGCGCACCATCCGACCGAGATCGCGGCGACGCTCGCCGCCGCACGCGGCGCTTTTCCGCTGCGTCGCATCGTCGTGGCGTTCCAGCCCCATCTCTTTTCGCGAACGCGCGACTTCGCTGCCGAGTTTGCGGGCGCGCTCGGCGCTGCCGACGCGGTTTTCCTCACCGAGATCTATCCCTCGCGTGAAAAGCCGATTCCAGGCGTGACGGCGTCGCTCATCGCCGACGAAATGCAGTCCGCGTCCGCGCGTCTCGTTTGGCGCGGCGAGCGTTCTGACGTCGCGCGGGCGCTCGCATCCGAAGTGCACGAGGGCGACGTCGTCATTACGATGGGCGCGGGCGATATCACTCGTACTGCGCCCGAGTTGCTCGCGCTGCTCACGGAGCGACAATGAGCGAGGCAGCGGCCGCTGGCGCTGATGCCGGTTGGTCCAAGGGTCGCGTTAGGCTCACGTTGATCGTCAGCGCCGTCGTGCTCGTCGCCGGCGCTCCCTTCTGGGGACCGCTTGTCCTGCGGCAGCTCTCATTTTTCCGAGTTCGCAAGGTCGAGATCGTCGGCGCGCATTACATTTCCGTGGGCGACGTCATGGATCGTCTGCACGTGGATACGACGGCATCGGTCTGGGATCCGACCGGTCCTCTGGCGGCGCGCCTCGCCTCTCATCTCCAGCTCCAGAGCGTCTCGGTGCGGAGAAAGCTGCCCGGAACGCTGGTCGTCGAGATTCAGGAGAAACTTCCCATTGCCCTCGTGCCGACGAACGACGGGCTGCGCGCGTTCGACGCCGAGGGAACGCTGCTGCCGATCGATCTCGCACGGACGCCGATCGACGTCCCCATCCTTCCGCGACGCGATCTCGGGCTGTTTCATCTGCTGAGTGCCTTGCGCAATGAGGCACCTGCGCTCTACGATCGCCTGAGCGAAATCCGCATCACGGCTTCAGACGAGGTGCTACTGCAGTTCGCCGACACACCCGTGCGTGCGATGCGCGACGTGACGTCGGCGCGGCTCGCGGAGATTGCCGCTGTTGAAGACGACCTCACCCGTCGCGGTTTGCACGCGGCGGAAATCGATTTGCGCTACCGAGACCAGGTCATCGCCAGACTGCCATGAATCCGGAACGCCTCGTTGCTGGACTCGACATCGGATCCGCGAAGACGACCGCGATCATCGCGGAAACGACAGGGGATCTGCCGAAGCACCCGTCGATCAAGCTGCTCGGCGTCGGCCAGGCGCGAACGACGGGGATGCGTCGCGGTGTCGTGTCCGATATCGAGGAGACGACGCGCTCGATTCGGCAGGCGCTACAGGACGCCGAGCGCATGGCCGGGACCCAGGTGCAAGAGCTGTATGCCGGCATCGCCGGTGAACACGTGCAGGCAATGACGAGCAAAGGCATCGTCGCGGTGAGCGGCGAG
The sequence above is a segment of the Gemmatimonadaceae bacterium genome. Coding sequences within it:
- the murD gene encoding UDP-N-acetylmuramoyl-L-alanine--D-glutamate ligase, with protein sequence MTVPQQRRVSEPAMPAGWLNGEIAVIGLARSGRAVATLLARTGADVYASDSGTGNALESTAAALRDEEVNVQIGTHDLERIARASLVVVSPGVPPSAAPLAAARARGIEIVSEVEIALRMLPNLRYIAITGTNGKTTTTALTAHLLSALGHRAVAAGNIGLPLAEVALRPTPPEWVALEISSFQLHDTPSIDPRVGILTNLSANHLDRYASIEDYYGDKALLFRNATAASHWVTNGDDVVVEALAEAAPGVHGRFSVRGRSDAWVDRSRGMLEVLGEPLLARSDLPLIGDHNVANALAAALAVALASESHRTPQALGAVARGLRTFEGLEHRIEMVAEVNGVLWINDSKSTNVASTEVALRGMTRPTVLLLGGRHKGEPYTSLVNEIRRTVKVVLAYGESAPIVEGDLGSIVPVERLGSSFLDVVAAARRAAASGDAVLLSPACSSYDMFENYEQRGREFKRLVNQSGATKRPSALKRDTAK
- a CDS encoding putative peptidoglycan glycosyltransferase FtsW — translated: MSQRAAESRRNQRSRWKMGVEAQGLMLVSSVLIAYGLAVLYSASALVAMNENHGSAYYLLRQLAGVAAGVVAFAIVAKVDAEKWREWAWPLMFLTIATMVLTLVLPDSIAPRINGSKRFLFGSSFQPSELGKLGVIAWCSMLVVRKGDSLRRLTKGLVPFLLIIGLLDVLAALEPDLSVSMLYTLLMALLLFVGGARMSHFVALGALAIPVLWHKIERVQYALLRLSSFLDPGGAPGAVNYQLKQSLVAVGSGGAFGVGFGEGRQQAGFLPYPYSDFIASNIGEEWGFVGLAAIVVAFGVYALLGFRIARNARSPFLQLLAVGLTFVTVLTAYLHVGVVIGLLPTTGLTLPFVSYGRSNLVLTMLFTGILVNIGSSRERVLGSSATDPLATPATR
- a CDS encoding UDP-N-acetylglucosamine--N-acetylmuramyl-(pentapeptide) pyrophosphoryl-undecaprenol N-acetylglucosamine transferase; amino-acid sequence: MIEPRRVESTGPRVLFAGGGTGGHLYPGLAIARALKQLRPDVEPFFIGARRGIERDILPATEFPHVLLDLHPLYRTKVWSNWKTARGAVGAWRQLSHLAREQQPAAIVGTGGYASGLALAYAAAHRIPYVLQEQNSFPGLTMRFFSRWARAVYLGYPEAVRYLPKANQSTLIDTGNPIEPPPRDRPSRAESRRQWGLPPTGGRVLLVFGGSQGSRAINSAVAQWLRSGQRPADLYVIWATGKGTYDEFASLASDAVIIRPYIAPMRDAYAAADLAVARAGAMGTAELCAWGIPAILVPLPTAAADHQAINARTLAAVGAAIYIPQVDFTAKRLDTTLRELLSQPEELARLAQAAASRARPNAAMDIAGRIAEMIGGAT
- the murC gene encoding UDP-N-acetylmuramate--L-alanine ligase, which codes for MRLLDSDDPRPVHFVGIAGAGMSALAELFVRRGVAVTGCDANPGEADDLRRLGIKVGPHDPAHVDGARALIVTSAMPKDHPELQRARDCGLPVIRRAEALGEVTHGRELVGVAGTHGKTTTTVMTTEALAAAGRDPTALVGGRVGAWSGNLRKGTDRLYVVEADEYDRSFLALAPTVAVVTNIEPDHLDIYDGLADIRRAFSQFVGGARAIVLCAEDAGAAGMRLPSGTEVVRYAIADGTPEAPALRDARLIGHPVRDTPNGSAFELEYDGETLGSVALRVPGRHNMLNALAALASGLMLGAPASDLARGLASFRGVERRFERIGEARGVTIFDDYAHHPTEIAATLAAARGAFPLRRIVVAFQPHLFSRTRDFAAEFAGALGAADAVFLTEIYPSREKPIPGVTASLIADEMQSASARLVWRGERSDVARALASEVHEGDVVITMGAGDITRTAPELLALLTERQ
- a CDS encoding FtsQ-type POTRA domain-containing protein translates to MSEAAAAGADAGWSKGRVRLTLIVSAVVLVAGAPFWGPLVLRQLSFFRVRKVEIVGAHYISVGDVMDRLHVDTTASVWDPTGPLAARLASHLQLQSVSVRRKLPGTLVVEIQEKLPIALVPTNDGLRAFDAEGTLLPIDLARTPIDVPILPRRDLGLFHLLSALRNEAPALYDRLSEIRITASDEVLLQFADTPVRAMRDVTSARLAEIAAVEDDLTRRGLHAAEIDLRYRDQVIARLP